The genome window TAAAAATGGATTGCGTTATTGTATTTGTTTACATTTAAGAAAACGGCTTTTTGATGATTTTCTTTTGCTTTTTGTTTTACCAATTCGAAAAACTGCTTTCCTAAACCCGTTCCTTGAGTTTCGGGTAAAACGTAAATTTTATGAATCTTTGTTTTGTTTGGCTCACAATTAATTTCATAAGAAACAAAACCTACAAATTTACCATTATCACTTTGAGCTAAATAAAAAACGTGCCCTTTCTGCATCAATTCAATCAGAGCAGTTTCATTATAAAACTTATCAATCATATAATTTAGCTGAGCATTAGAAAGGATTTCTCCATAAGCAACTGGCCAAATTTTCTTGGTTAATTCGATAACGATAGAAATATCCGAAGTTTTTGCTTGTATTAAATTCATAATATCTTGTACTAAAAAAGTCCCGCAATATACGAGACTTTTAAATATTAAGCTTGTCCTGTTGGACCAAAATTTAAAGGAATTGGAGGTTGTTCTCCTTCTTCTATCTTTCCATGAGCACTTTCAAAACGATGAATATTTTCACCTAACGCTTTTAACAAACGTTTTGCGTGTTGTGGCGTTAAGATAATTCTTGATTTTACTTTTGCCTTAGGCACTCCTGGCATAATTGTTACAAAATCTACCACAAACTCCGAATTTGAATGATTGATAATTGCTAAATTAGAGTAAATTCCTTCTGCAGTTTGCTCGTCTAGTTCAATATTGATTTGTCCTTGTTGGTTATTATTTTCCATGCTATTTAATGATTGCTATTTTGTTATACAAGGATAAGTATAATTTGGGTAAAAAAAAAGCCCAACAGAAAATCTGTTGGGCTTTGTATTGAAATAATGAAGCTAATTAGTAGTTAAACTCTTCTTTAGCAGCCATTAACTCGTTGTATTCTTCTTTAGATCCTACTATTGTATTATCATAATCTCTCATACCTGTACCAGCTGGGATTCTATGACCTACAATAACATTCTCTTTCAATCCTTCTAATGTATCTATTTTACCTGCAACTGCAGCTTCATTTAATACTTTAGTAGTTTC of Flavobacterium channae contains these proteins:
- a CDS encoding GNAT family N-acetyltransferase: MNLIQAKTSDISIVIELTKKIWPVAYGEILSNAQLNYMIDKFYNETALIELMQKGHVFYLAQSDNGKFVGFVSYEINCEPNKTKIHKIYVLPETQGTGLGKQFFELVKQKAKENHQKAVFLNVNKYNNAIHFYTKLGFTKVKDEVIDIGKGYVMDDYVMEVAV
- a CDS encoding DUF3467 domain-containing protein produces the protein MENNNQQGQINIELDEQTAEGIYSNLAIINHSNSEFVVDFVTIMPGVPKAKVKSRIILTPQHAKRLLKALGENIHRFESAHGKIEEGEQPPIPLNFGPTGQA